One Elusimicrobiota bacterium genomic window carries:
- a CDS encoding transposase — MAGAQRCAPTYPMDRIYPHRLSTRMPLFDYGQSGAYFVSLVAIGRQPLFGRILNNAVQLSDAGLIVREEWLRPPLIRPGVYLDDWTIMPDHFHAILIIDMDIHRDMGTVGAHRCAPAKTLHRQPRTLGSVIAQFKATTTKCINDLRGTPGEKVWQRGYNDRVIRNEVELDKLREYIQNNARFQGHNL; from the coding sequence ATGGCGGGCGCACAGCGGTGCGCCCCAACATACCCAATGGATCGTATTTATCCGCATCGTTTATCCACCCGAATGCCATTGTTCGATTATGGACAATCAGGGGCATATTTTGTTTCCCTGGTTGCAATTGGCCGCCAACCGCTGTTTGGCAGGATTCTGAATAACGCTGTTCAATTGTCTGATGCCGGATTAATTGTCAGGGAGGAATGGTTACGTCCGCCATTAATACGACCGGGTGTTTATCTGGACGATTGGACCATTATGCCGGATCATTTCCATGCGATCCTGATCATCGATATGGACATCCACCGGGACATGGGAACTGTAGGGGCGCACCGCTGTGCGCCCGCCAAAACGTTACATCGACAACCCAGAACATTGGGGTCCGTCATCGCTCAATTCAAGGCCACCACCACCAAATGCATCAATGATTTACGAGGCACCCCAGGTGAAAAGGTGTGGCAGAGAGGTTACAACGACCGCGTAATCAGAAATGAAGTTGAACTGGACAAATTGAGGGAATACATCCAAAACAATGCGCGTTTTCAAGGTCACAATTTGTGA
- a CDS encoding type I 3-dehydroquinate dehydratase, translating to MKNELLSLLKKSSPLLVASLDGDDLPYLLEQARSERADIVEIRLDLWGNFFRDDMLDKMARFKAKIGIPMLVSFRGGHPFPKWWQPVHWRALAHAAMIDVEWNPKYSWRDILKNAGRYNLALMISHHDYTATPTEAKLLKLAKAAYAKKADIVKIATRVTVEEDVRTLLQVSARLGAKKQVAVMGMGPLGTVSRLAMPIFHTCLIYGYIGTPTASGQLSYRDLQERIRALYPHYEEGFQERQARLLSASLV from the coding sequence ATGAAAAACGAGCTTTTATCGTTGTTGAAGAAATCCTCACCGTTGCTGGTGGCCTCGCTGGATGGGGATGATCTGCCCTATTTGCTGGAGCAGGCGCGCTCCGAGCGGGCCGATATCGTGGAGATCCGCCTGGACCTCTGGGGCAATTTCTTCCGGGACGACATGCTCGATAAGATGGCCCGTTTTAAGGCAAAAATCGGCATCCCCATGCTCGTGAGTTTCCGCGGCGGCCATCCTTTCCCGAAATGGTGGCAGCCGGTCCATTGGCGGGCGCTCGCGCATGCCGCTATGATCGATGTCGAGTGGAATCCCAAATACTCCTGGCGCGACATTCTCAAGAACGCCGGCCGCTATAACCTGGCCTTGATGATTTCGCATCACGACTATACCGCCACCCCGACGGAAGCCAAACTGCTGAAACTGGCGAAGGCGGCCTATGCCAAGAAAGCTGATATCGTCAAAATCGCAACGCGCGTTACGGTGGAGGAAGATGTTCGCACGCTCCTGCAGGTGAGCGCCCGGCTGGGCGCTAAAAAACAGGTGGCGGTCATGGGAATGGGGCCGCTGGGGACGGTTTCGCGCCTGGCGATGCCGATTTTCCACACGTGCCTGATCTATGGATACATCGGTACGCCTACCGCCAGCGGCCAGCTGTCTTACCGGGACCTTCAGGAGCGCATCCGCGCGCTCTATCCGCATTACGAGGAAGGTTTTCAGGAACGCCAAGCCCGCCTTCTCAGTGCCAGCCTCGTTTAG
- a CDS encoding aminopeptidase P family protein codes for MPKALVSHHLNFQKRLKILKVDAYWVTHVPDLFYLAGFSSEGCWGLVGRRQAIMLTPALVAEQASAIATEFKIRTVKKARDVYGMVVELAIRNKWRTIGYDPSRTVETYIQAIRKASGRRLKWVPIPSAIASLRIKKDPEEIRAMRRAGHLVVKGFNHIRKIARPGMRECDLAAEFEAYIRKNGATKSSFDSIVASGKNAAYPHYITGNRILRKNDVVLCDLGVLVDGYCSDLTRTFFLGRISPLGQKIYSVVVQAQRSAIQAVKPGVRTAQIDRIARDEIERAGYGRRFIHSTGHGVGIEIHEAPSVGPASQEVLEPGMIITVEPGIYLQGFGGVRIEDTLLVTRTGCEILTK; via the coding sequence ATGCCGAAAGCGCTGGTTTCGCATCACCTCAATTTCCAAAAGCGTCTCAAAATCCTGAAAGTTGACGCTTATTGGGTGACCCATGTCCCGGATTTGTTTTACCTGGCCGGTTTCTCGAGCGAAGGTTGCTGGGGACTCGTGGGCCGGCGACAAGCGATCATGCTGACTCCGGCCCTTGTGGCTGAGCAGGCCTCGGCCATCGCCACGGAGTTTAAAATTAGGACCGTCAAGAAAGCCCGGGATGTCTATGGGATGGTGGTCGAGCTGGCGATTCGAAACAAGTGGCGAACGATCGGGTACGACCCGTCCCGCACCGTGGAAACATACATTCAGGCGATTCGCAAGGCATCTGGCCGCCGGTTGAAGTGGGTCCCGATCCCCTCGGCCATAGCTTCCTTGCGCATCAAAAAAGATCCAGAGGAAATCCGGGCGATGCGCCGGGCCGGACATCTTGTGGTGAAGGGGTTCAACCATATCCGGAAGATCGCCAGGCCTGGGATGCGGGAGTGTGATCTGGCAGCTGAATTTGAAGCCTATATCCGTAAGAACGGCGCGACCAAATCATCGTTCGATTCGATTGTGGCTTCCGGCAAAAATGCCGCTTATCCGCACTACATTACCGGAAACCGGATTTTGCGGAAAAATGATGTTGTTTTGTGTGATTTAGGTGTTCTGGTGGATGGCTACTGCTCTGACTTGACCCGTACCTTCTTTTTGGGTAGGATATCCCCCTTGGGTCAGAAGATATACAGCGTTGTCGTACAGGCCCAGCGTTCCGCTATCCAAGCTGTCAAGCCAGGTGTAAGAACCGCCCAGATCGACCGCATCGCCCGGGATGAAATCGAGCGAGCCGGATATGGGCGGCGTTTCATTCATAGCACCGGCCATGGCGTAGGGATCGAGATTCACGAGGCACCCTCGGTGGGGCCAGCCAGTCAAGAGGTTCTGGAACCCGGCATGATCATTACGGTTGAGCCGGGTATTTATCTGCAGGGATTCGGTGGTGTGCGGATCGAAGACACCCTGCTGGTCACCCGGACCGGATGTGAAATTTTAACGAAATAA
- the efp gene encoding elongation factor P, with protein sequence MLEPVDFRNGLIIEYEGTPYQILWFQNHKTAMSHAIMRVKFKNLYTGSILERTFKQADRFKEIIPTKRKKQFLYVDGDMYHFMDMETFEQLSYPKEKLGDMAQYLTENLEVEALYLDDKFLSIALPTSVEMKVSSTVPGIKGDSVSNMMKPATLETGVEIQVPLFVKEGDSIRVDTRTGEYLSRA encoded by the coding sequence ATGTTAGAGCCCGTTGATTTTAGAAATGGTTTGATCATCGAATACGAAGGCACGCCCTACCAGATTTTATGGTTTCAAAACCACAAAACCGCGATGTCGCATGCCATCATGCGCGTCAAATTCAAGAACCTCTATACGGGGTCGATCCTTGAGCGGACTTTCAAACAGGCGGACCGCTTTAAAGAGATCATCCCGACCAAGCGGAAGAAGCAGTTCCTCTACGTCGACGGCGATATGTACCATTTCATGGACATGGAAACCTTCGAACAACTGTCCTATCCGAAGGAAAAGCTGGGAGACATGGCCCAGTATTTGACCGAAAACCTGGAAGTCGAAGCGCTTTATCTCGATGATAAGTTCCTTTCGATTGCGCTTCCCACGTCGGTTGAGATGAAAGTCTCCTCCACCGTGCCGGGGATCAAGGGCGACTCCGTCTCCAATATGATGAAGCCAGCGACCCTTGAGACCGGGGTTGAAATACAGGTCCCGCTCTTCGTCAAAGAAGGAGATTCGATCCGTGTGGATACCCGCACCGGCGAGTATCTGTCCCGGGCCTAA
- a CDS encoding acetyl-CoA carboxylase biotin carboxyl carrier protein subunit: MIMEPTMLKKQLKELLEFAQKTDLQEVVWEKKDAQISFRRSGASTRGLDAPAPSASRVPAKPAKSFEPMTIKSTMVGTFYRSDSLDRPPLVVEGTIVNAGQPVAAIEAMKIMKDVVAQSPCRIVKALVANGHAVEYGQPLFEVEPAPDNV; the protein is encoded by the coding sequence ATGATTATGGAACCCACGATGCTGAAAAAGCAGCTGAAGGAGCTTCTGGAGTTCGCTCAAAAGACTGACCTCCAGGAAGTGGTCTGGGAGAAGAAGGATGCTCAGATCAGCTTCCGGCGAAGCGGAGCCTCTACCCGGGGGTTGGATGCGCCAGCGCCATCCGCTTCACGGGTGCCGGCGAAGCCCGCGAAATCATTTGAGCCCATGACCATCAAATCCACTATGGTCGGGACCTTTTACCGTTCGGATTCTCTGGATCGTCCACCACTGGTGGTGGAAGGAACCATTGTCAACGCCGGGCAGCCGGTGGCCGCCATCGAAGCGATGAAAATTATGAAGGACGTGGTCGCTCAGTCCCCCTGCCGGATTGTCAAAGCGCTGGTCGCCAACGGGCATGCCGTGGAGTATGGGCAGCCCCTCTTTGAAGTGGAGCCTGCACCGGACAATGTTTAA
- the accC gene encoding acetyl-CoA carboxylase biotin carboxylase subunit translates to MFKKILIANRGEIAVRIIRTCREMGIRTVAVHSEPDRYSRHVQIADESVCIGPGPATESYLNIPNIISAAEISGADAIHPGYGFLAENTYFADVCESCHIHFIGPSKEAIERMGDKAAARETMHKAGVPIIPGSDGPVSLEDPGLPKLARKIGYPVIVKAVAGGGGKGMRVVKNEAELIPAIQVAQAEAKAAFGNGDVYIEKYLERPRHIEFQIVADCKGHVVYLPERECSIQRRHQKLIEESPSLAVDSSLRRKMGKAARRAAEAVNYVTVGTVEFLLDPRGEYYFLEMNTRIQVEHTVTEMVTGLDLVREQIRLAAGERITYDRDDFPLLGHAIEVRINAEDPDHDFRPSPGTIKQVLFPGPPGVRVDTHIYAGYAIPTYYDSLLAKLIVLGTNRDEAIRRMQRALSEFTIEGVKTTLPLFARIMQHEVYRKGEAYTDFIAKYMMENVNGAK, encoded by the coding sequence ATGTTTAAGAAAATACTTATCGCGAACCGGGGGGAAATCGCCGTCCGGATCATCCGGACGTGCCGGGAGATGGGCATCCGGACGGTGGCGGTGCATTCCGAGCCTGATCGTTACAGCCGCCATGTTCAGATCGCGGATGAATCGGTTTGTATCGGTCCGGGGCCGGCGACGGAAAGCTATCTCAATATCCCGAACATCATCTCGGCGGCAGAAATCTCCGGGGCGGACGCGATCCATCCGGGGTACGGCTTTCTGGCGGAAAATACCTACTTTGCCGATGTGTGCGAGTCCTGCCATATCCATTTTATCGGTCCTTCGAAAGAAGCGATCGAACGCATGGGCGACAAGGCGGCGGCGCGTGAAACCATGCACAAAGCCGGGGTCCCCATTATTCCAGGTTCGGATGGGCCGGTATCTCTGGAAGATCCAGGACTCCCGAAGCTGGCCCGCAAGATCGGTTATCCCGTCATTGTGAAAGCGGTCGCCGGCGGCGGGGGCAAGGGCATGCGGGTGGTCAAGAACGAAGCCGAGCTGATTCCGGCGATTCAGGTCGCCCAGGCTGAAGCCAAAGCAGCTTTCGGCAACGGCGATGTTTATATTGAAAAGTATCTGGAAAGGCCCCGGCATATCGAATTTCAAATTGTAGCCGATTGCAAAGGACATGTGGTTTATCTGCCGGAACGCGAGTGTTCCATCCAGCGGCGTCACCAGAAGCTAATCGAAGAAAGCCCGTCGCTGGCCGTGGATTCCAGCCTGCGGCGGAAGATGGGCAAGGCCGCCCGCCGTGCCGCGGAAGCCGTGAATTATGTGACGGTCGGAACGGTGGAGTTCCTATTGGACCCACGCGGGGAGTACTATTTTCTCGAGATGAATACCCGGATCCAGGTCGAACATACCGTTACGGAAATGGTCACGGGCCTTGATCTGGTCAGAGAGCAGATCCGTCTGGCGGCCGGTGAACGGATTACCTACGACCGGGACGATTTCCCGCTCCTGGGTCATGCCATTGAAGTGCGTATTAATGCGGAGGATCCGGACCACGATTTCCGTCCTTCTCCGGGCACCATCAAGCAGGTCCTATTCCCGGGGCCTCCGGGGGTCCGGGTGGATACGCACATTTACGCCGGCTATGCCATTCCGACTTACTATGATTCGCTTCTGGCCAAGCTGATCGTATTGGGAACCAATCGGGACGAGGCGATCCGCCGGATGCAGCGCGCCCTCTCGGAGTTCACGATTGAAGGGGTGAAGACCACTCTGCCGCTGTTCGCCAGGATCATGCAGCATGAGGTGTATCGCAAAGGCGAGGCCTATACGGATTTTATCGCCAAGTATATGATGGAAAACGTCAACGGAGCGAAATAA
- a CDS encoding D-sedoheptulose 7-phosphate isomerase yields the protein MPYSIADHLRQTASVQTRMAEQLAEVEQLADRLCRALQAGKKLVVFGNGGSAADAQHFAAEIIGRFEKERQALPAVALTTDTSILTAIGNDYSYDEVFARQVQGLVQSGDVVVAISTSGNSRSILRGVEESRRRGAWVAGLTGMSGGKLKDVVDCCIRVPSQRTAHIQETHIALIHALCARVDEVFLPASV from the coding sequence ATGCCCTATTCGATCGCGGATCATCTTCGTCAGACCGCTTCGGTTCAGACGCGCATGGCCGAGCAGCTGGCGGAAGTTGAGCAGCTCGCGGACCGTCTCTGCCGCGCGCTGCAGGCGGGTAAAAAACTGGTTGTTTTCGGTAACGGCGGGAGCGCGGCGGACGCCCAACATTTCGCGGCCGAAATCATCGGACGTTTTGAAAAGGAACGACAGGCTCTGCCGGCGGTCGCTTTAACCACCGACACCTCCATTTTGACGGCGATCGGCAATGATTACTCCTACGACGAAGTCTTCGCCCGCCAGGTTCAGGGGCTGGTTCAATCGGGCGATGTGGTCGTGGCGATTTCAACCAGCGGGAACTCCCGCAGTATCTTGCGCGGAGTGGAGGAATCCCGCCGTCGCGGCGCCTGGGTCGCCGGCCTGACGGGGATGTCGGGCGGCAAGTTGAAGGATGTTGTGGATTGCTGCATTCGCGTTCCCTCTCAACGCACGGCGCATATCCAGGAAACGCACATTGCTCTTATCCACGCGCTCTGCGCGCGGGTGGATGAGGTGTTCCTCCCCGCGAGCGTCTAA
- the thiE gene encoding thiamine phosphate synthase translates to MGKTIAPPTLIKRFIASRLYVITCPPAGGTEGYEPMVTAACEGGADVVQFRDKLLSGRERYAVALRLRHICSARNVLFIVNDSLDLALAVGADGVHLGQEDLPLPAARELIGRMTRREFLLGCSTHRLSQALEAERQGADYIGIGPVFATPTKPSVEPVGLQLVREVTARIRIPQVAIGGISAENIQQVLAVGARRVAVVRAVCGTMDIAAATTYLKSILENQKY, encoded by the coding sequence ATGGGAAAAACGATTGCTCCCCCGACGTTGATTAAACGCTTCATCGCCTCCCGGTTGTATGTGATCACCTGTCCTCCGGCGGGTGGAACGGAAGGCTACGAACCGATGGTGACGGCGGCCTGTGAGGGGGGCGCGGACGTGGTACAATTTCGCGACAAGCTCCTCAGCGGCCGAGAGCGGTACGCGGTAGCATTGCGCTTGAGGCACATCTGCTCCGCGCGGAACGTTCTTTTTATTGTGAATGACAGCCTGGATCTGGCCCTGGCCGTGGGGGCCGATGGGGTTCATCTGGGACAGGAGGATCTGCCGTTGCCGGCCGCCCGTGAATTGATCGGGAGAATGACCCGGCGGGAGTTTCTCCTCGGGTGTTCAACCCATCGTTTATCCCAGGCTTTGGAAGCCGAGCGGCAGGGCGCAGACTATATCGGAATCGGCCCTGTATTTGCGACGCCGACGAAGCCTTCGGTTGAACCGGTGGGGCTGCAGCTCGTGCGCGAGGTCACGGCCCGGATCCGCATCCCGCAGGTGGCGATTGGCGGGATCAGCGCCGAAAACATCCAGCAGGTCTTAGCGGTCGGTGCCCGGCGCGTGGCGGTGGTGCGGGCGGTCTGCGGGACAATGGATATCGCAGCAGCCACAACGTACCTGAAATCAATTTTAGAGAACCAAAAATATTAA
- the thrB gene encoding homoserine kinase translates to MKQRITVQIPATSANLGPGFDVLGVALHHFNEVTFEAHGSGWSHHRIHFPLSIRIEGEGQDTLPRNDSNLVLKSALKVFKRVKRWPKSLDVRMVNRIPLSRGLGSSAAAVLGGLSAANALLHKPLSDQDILEMAVRMEGHADNVVPAMVGGFCVSGLIDQRVRYLKFPAPANLHAVIYSPARPLATSQSRRVLPRRVPFTAAVFTSSRVAFLIGAILQRQYDLLGFAMEDILHQPTRSHLVPELNDVIQAARKAGAWGAALSGAGSSIIALTPPGTVARRVANAMKHAFRVRRLESRFLDLALDNTGIRIR, encoded by the coding sequence ATGAAGCAACGAATCACAGTACAAATCCCCGCCACCAGCGCCAACCTGGGTCCCGGGTTTGACGTTCTGGGTGTGGCGCTGCATCACTTTAACGAGGTTACATTTGAGGCGCATGGTTCCGGATGGTCTCACCATCGGATCCATTTTCCGCTTTCGATTCGGATCGAGGGGGAAGGACAGGACACCTTGCCCCGCAATGACTCCAACCTGGTGTTGAAGTCCGCCCTGAAAGTGTTTAAGCGCGTGAAGCGCTGGCCGAAGTCCCTTGACGTGCGGATGGTGAACCGGATCCCGCTGTCTCGGGGTCTCGGTTCAAGCGCTGCCGCTGTTCTGGGGGGTCTTTCTGCGGCCAATGCCCTGCTCCATAAGCCGCTCTCCGATCAGGATATTTTAGAGATGGCGGTCCGGATGGAAGGCCACGCTGATAATGTCGTGCCGGCCATGGTCGGCGGATTTTGCGTGTCAGGGCTGATCGATCAACGGGTCCGTTATTTGAAATTTCCGGCGCCGGCCAACCTTCATGCCGTCATTTACTCGCCGGCCCGTCCATTGGCGACCTCGCAGTCGCGCCGTGTCCTGCCCCGCCGGGTTCCTTTTACGGCGGCGGTGTTCACCTCTTCCCGGGTCGCATTTCTGATCGGGGCGATTCTTCAGCGCCAGTATGATTTGTTGGGGTTTGCCATGGAGGACATTCTGCACCAGCCGACACGGTCCCACCTGGTGCCCGAACTCAATGACGTCATTCAGGCGGCTCGAAAAGCCGGCGCCTGGGGTGCGGCGCTTTCCGGCGCGGGATCTTCCATCATCGCTTTGACCCCTCCGGGGACGGTGGCCCGGCGCGTTGCCAATGCCATGAAACATGCGTTTCGTGTCCGCCGGCTGGAAAGCCGTTTCCTGGATCTGGCGCTGGACAATACGGGGATTCGCATCCGATGA
- a CDS encoding aspartate kinase produces MKKLVVMKFGGSSVADAGKIKHVAGRVIEKKKAGFGVVVVVSAPGDMTDDLIEMAQEVSDDPSPRELDMLLATGEQASIALLCMALHSQGHDAISLTGPQAGIFADMDHTRARITDIQPKKVREQLTRKRIVVVAGFQGLNANEDITTLGRGGSDLTAIALAAALQADLCEIFTDVEGVYTTDPRVVPDARKLNEISYDEMLELAGSGAQVMQGRSVEVAKKFGVVFEVRSTFSKASGTRVHQEVSQMEDVVVSGIAFDRKQAKISMVDVPDRPGVAASIFGALAKAGVNVDMIIQSEAREGTNDISFTVSEGEVKKALSALDLVKHKLEAKELASDTTVAKVAVVGVGMRSHPGVASRMFQALADHKINIQMISTSEIKISCIISRSKVEDAVKVLHQEFGLGKTVKNR; encoded by the coding sequence ATGAAAAAGCTGGTGGTGATGAAATTCGGCGGCAGTTCCGTGGCCGATGCCGGCAAGATCAAGCATGTGGCCGGCCGTGTGATTGAGAAAAAGAAAGCCGGTTTTGGAGTGGTCGTCGTGGTCTCCGCGCCCGGCGACATGACCGATGACCTGATCGAGATGGCGCAGGAGGTTTCCGACGACCCGTCGCCGCGCGAGCTGGATATGCTTCTGGCCACAGGCGAGCAGGCTTCGATCGCCCTTTTGTGCATGGCCCTGCACTCCCAGGGGCACGATGCCATTTCGCTCACCGGGCCGCAGGCGGGGATTTTTGCGGATATGGACCATACGCGGGCCCGCATCACCGATATCCAGCCCAAGAAGGTTCGCGAGCAGTTGACCCGGAAACGCATCGTGGTGGTCGCTGGTTTTCAGGGCCTTAATGCGAACGAGGATATAACAACGTTGGGTCGCGGAGGAAGCGATTTGACCGCGATCGCCCTGGCCGCTGCACTCCAGGCGGATTTGTGCGAGATTTTTACGGATGTCGAGGGGGTTTATACCACCGATCCACGGGTGGTGCCGGACGCGCGCAAGCTGAACGAAATCTCTTATGACGAGATGCTCGAGCTGGCCGGATCCGGCGCTCAGGTGATGCAGGGCCGCTCGGTAGAGGTGGCTAAGAAATTTGGTGTGGTTTTCGAGGTCCGATCGACGTTTTCCAAGGCGTCCGGAACCCGAGTCCATCAGGAGGTTTCTCAAATGGAAGACGTCGTTGTGTCAGGGATCGCGTTTGATCGCAAACAAGCCAAAATCTCGATGGTGGATGTGCCGGACCGTCCAGGCGTGGCCGCCTCCATTTTTGGCGCGCTGGCCAAAGCGGGTGTGAACGTCGACATGATCATCCAATCTGAGGCCCGCGAGGGGACTAACGATATATCCTTTACGGTGAGCGAAGGAGAAGTCAAAAAAGCCCTCTCCGCGCTCGACCTGGTCAAGCACAAGCTCGAAGCCAAGGAACTCGCCTCCGACACAACCGTGGCCAAAGTCGCGGTGGTCGGAGTCGGGATGCGTAGCCACCCCGGGGTAGCGTCCCGCATGTTCCAGGCGCTGGCGGATCACAAGATCAATATCCAGATGATCTCCACGTCGGAGATTAAAATCTCCTGCATCATCAGCCGCTCTAAAGTGGAAGACGCAGTCAAGGTGCTGCATCAGGAGTTCGGGTTGGGAAAAACAGTCAAAAACCGTTGA
- the cimA gene encoding citramalate synthase has product MTSIRLFDTTLRDGSQAEGISFSTKDKLRILQALDHLGIHYIEGGWPGSNPKDNQFFAEARQLKLKQARLTAFGSTRRKGIRASEDANLQAIVRAKVPVSCIFGKTWDLHVARALNTTLDENLRMIRDSVVYLKSKKLEVIYDAEHFFDGYRANPGYALKTLEAALAGGADNLTLCDTNGGSIPRQISAAVEAVREAFPRASLGIHCHNDSGCAVANTVAAVETGVTLVQGVMNGFGERCGNADLAVVIPDLQLKLGYPVLSDDQLRSLTETAHAVAEIANIVPNDRQPYVGHSAFAHKGGVHVSALARHVATYEHIDPALVGNQRRILISELSGKSNVLMKSKGIQKELFRDGKATQVVLDALKKKELEGYHYEGAEASFDLLVEKALGRYKPAFELESFRVSVENGDSEGLVTEATVKLKVNGRSDHTVAEGDGPVNALDNALRKALEKFYPSIRDMALTDYKVRVIDAAAGTAAKVRVLIESRDPQDEWTTTGVSTNLIEASWMALVDAIEYKLFKEAVKRRK; this is encoded by the coding sequence ATGACCTCTATTCGATTATTCGATACCACGCTGCGTGATGGTTCCCAAGCCGAGGGGATTTCCTTCTCGACCAAGGATAAGCTGCGTATTCTCCAGGCGCTGGATCATCTGGGGATTCATTACATTGAAGGCGGCTGGCCGGGGAGCAATCCCAAGGACAACCAATTCTTTGCCGAGGCGCGTCAACTGAAGCTCAAACAGGCGCGCCTGACCGCTTTCGGTTCGACCCGCCGCAAAGGGATCCGTGCTTCGGAAGATGCCAACTTACAGGCGATTGTGCGGGCGAAAGTTCCGGTTTCCTGTATTTTCGGAAAAACCTGGGATCTCCATGTCGCGCGGGCGTTGAATACGACGCTGGACGAAAATCTCCGGATGATCCGGGATTCCGTCGTTTATCTGAAGTCTAAAAAGTTGGAAGTCATTTATGACGCCGAGCATTTCTTCGACGGCTATCGCGCCAATCCCGGCTATGCCTTGAAAACATTGGAAGCGGCTCTGGCCGGAGGCGCGGACAATCTCACGCTTTGCGATACCAATGGCGGGTCGATTCCTCGACAGATCTCCGCCGCTGTGGAGGCGGTCCGCGAAGCCTTTCCGCGGGCTTCTCTGGGAATCCATTGTCACAATGACTCCGGCTGCGCGGTCGCCAACACGGTGGCGGCGGTCGAGACGGGTGTGACGCTCGTTCAGGGGGTGATGAATGGTTTCGGGGAACGCTGCGGGAACGCCGACCTGGCGGTGGTTATCCCGGATCTGCAGCTGAAACTGGGGTATCCGGTCCTTTCGGACGATCAATTGCGTTCACTAACCGAGACCGCACATGCTGTTGCTGAAATCGCCAACATTGTGCCGAATGATCGGCAGCCTTACGTCGGGCATTCGGCTTTCGCTCATAAAGGCGGTGTGCATGTGTCGGCGCTGGCCCGGCATGTCGCCACCTACGAGCACATCGACCCGGCCTTGGTCGGGAATCAAAGACGCATTCTGATTTCCGAACTCTCCGGCAAGAGCAACGTTTTGATGAAGAGCAAAGGGATTCAGAAAGAATTGTTCCGGGACGGGAAGGCGACTCAGGTTGTCCTGGACGCGCTGAAGAAAAAAGAACTGGAAGGCTATCACTATGAAGGGGCGGAAGCGTCATTTGATCTCCTGGTTGAGAAAGCCTTGGGACGCTACAAGCCGGCTTTTGAATTGGAAAGTTTCCGGGTTTCTGTCGAAAACGGAGACTCCGAAGGTCTGGTGACCGAAGCCACGGTGAAGCTGAAGGTGAATGGCCGCAGCGACCACACGGTGGCCGAAGGGGACGGACCGGTCAACGCCCTGGATAACGCGTTGCGCAAAGCGCTGGAGAAGTTTTACCCGTCGATCAGGGACATGGCGTTGACGGATTATAAGGTTCGCGTCATTGATGCTGCCGCCGGTACAGCGGCCAAAGTCCGCGTTCTGATCGAGTCGCGGGATCCGCAGGATGAATGGACCACGACCGGGGTTTCAACAAATTTGATTGAAGCCTCCTGGATGGCGCTGGTGGATGCCATTGAGTATAAACTCTTTAAAGAAGCGGTAAAACGTCGAAAATAA
- the ilvN gene encoding acetolactate synthase small subunit has protein sequence MSRTISVLVENKFGVLARIATLFAARGYNIDSLAVGETEDASVSRMTIVASGNEAVLEQVEKQLNKLIDVIKVTTFTGEKHIERDLALIKVKSDKTNRSEIYQIVDIFRAKIIDVASDSLIIEMTGDEEKIQALEALLRPFGIKEMVRTGIIAMARGTKKKD, from the coding sequence CTGTCCCGAACCATCTCCGTTCTCGTCGAGAACAAGTTTGGGGTCCTGGCCCGCATCGCCACACTTTTCGCGGCCCGCGGGTACAATATCGACAGCCTGGCGGTCGGCGAGACCGAAGATGCTTCTGTTTCCCGGATGACGATTGTCGCTTCCGGCAATGAGGCGGTTCTCGAGCAGGTGGAAAAGCAGCTCAATAAGCTCATTGATGTGATCAAAGTCACGACCTTCACCGGCGAAAAGCACATCGAGCGCGACCTGGCGCTGATCAAGGTGAAGTCGGACAAAACGAACCGCAGCGAAATTTATCAGATCGTGGATATCTTTCGCGCCAAGATTATTGACGTGGCCTCGGATTCCCTGATAATCGAGATGACGGGTGATGAGGAAAAAATTCAGGCGCTGGAAGCGCTGTTGCGGCCTTTCGGAATCAAAGAAATGGTCCGAACCGGGATCATTGCCATGGCCCGTGGTACTAAGAAAAAAGACTAA